The region CCGTTGGGCCTAAGACCGATGTACGCGGACGCGCTGGGCTAAGGTCTCACTACCCGTTGGGCCTAACACCGAGGTAAGGCCGTGCGGAGCGTCCCGCAGCACCCCCTTCGCCGGAATTCCAGCCAAATCAGTGTCTACAGGGCATAAGCCCCTGGCTGCTCTCGATCATCATTTCAGCCCCTCCGAGGCAAAGACAGCTCAACAAACGTGAAAACCGGTGTAACGACGGCGTTTGGTTGAAATCGGCCATCAAAAAATGAACGCGAACGTGCGCCGGGCTGAGGTCCTCGAGCCGCCGACCCTCAGGTGCGTTTGCCTGACTCCTTGCGGTTTCCTGTCCTCCGTTCAACGCCCCGCCCGCGAGATGCTTGACCGTAATGCGTCACGTCAGCACCTAACGCTGCCGAAACCGGAGGCCGATGAAGTCGAAAATGCCGACAATACCCCGCGGAATGAGATACATCAATGCGATCAGGCACAGGCCGAAAATGGCATCGGGCGCCGCCTTTGACACCCGCTCCGCGACGTTGGGCGTGAACTCGATAAAGAGTGCCCCGATGAAGGCCCCCGTGATCGAGGCGATCCCGCCCACGATGCTGCCGACCAGCAATTTGATCGAAAGGAGGGCGGGGAAGCTGTCCGGCGCGACGTAGCCCGACAGCAAGGCGTTCAGCGCGCCGGCGATGCCGGTGTACATGGCGCTGATGCCGAAGGCCAGGGACTTGTAGAGCGCGGTGTCGATGCCCATGGCTGCCGCGGCCAGGGGATGGTCGCGGATGGCGATCAGCGCGCGGCCGGTGCGCCCAGCCAGCAGGTTGCGCGTGATGATGACCAGCGCGACCGCCCAGAGCAGGCAGAAATAGTAGACCCACCGGTCGGCGTTGAGCGGCAGCCCCAAGGGCGCCTCGGGAGCGTCGATCTGGACCCCCTGGACGCCGCCGGTCCACGGCTCGAACCCCCCGAATTTGAGGAGCTGGGGAGTTGCCACGGCAAGGGCAAAGGTGGCAAGGGCGAGGTAGGGACCTTCGAGCCGCAGCGATGGTAATCCGAACAGAAAGCCTGTCGCCAGGCAGATCGCACCGGCGATGGGAACGGCTGCCCAGTAAGGAAGGCCGCCCTTATCGAGCAGGATCGCCGTGGTGTAGGCGCCGATGGCATAAAACGCGCCGTGGCCCAACGAAATCTGGCCGCTGAAGCCGGTCAGGAGGTTAAGCCCTAACATGGCGATGGCGTAGATGAGCACCTGACTAAATTGGGATAGGCGGTAGCCGCTTAGCACAAACGGCAGGACGCAGGCGATCGCCAGCAGCGCGGTAATAACGCCGCATCGCCACCTTAGCGGTGACAGGCCGGCGGATGCCGCAGCGTCTCGCGATGGCGTCCGGCTGAACATCATCATCACACTCGCGTGACCAGGGTCCGGCCAAAGAGACCGGCGGGTTTGAAAACCAGCACGCCGACGATGATCGCCAGGGCCAGCGTGAGTTTCAGTTCGGTGCCGACGAGATAGGCGCCCGCGAGATTCTCCAGCACGCCAACAAAAAAGCCGCCCAGCGCGGCACCCCATGGATTATTGATTCCGCCCAGCAGCGCGGCCGCGAAGCCGTACAGCAGGATGCCGCTCATCATGCTGGGGTCCAGGTAGATCATCGGCGCCGCCATGATGCCGGCCACCGCGCCGATCGCACCGGCCAGCCCCCAGCCGAACGCCAGCATCCAGCCGACGCGAATGCCAACCAGGCGACTGGATACCGGGTTCTGCGCCGCCGCCCGCATCGCGAGACCCAGAGGCGTACAGCGGAAGAACAGGAGGACGAGCAGCAAGACCGCCAAGGTCACCACGATCATGCCCGCTTCGTGGGACGACAGGTATCTGCTGCCGTACCACGCGATCGGCGGGAACGGGCTCGGAAAGCGCTTGATCGTGTAACCGAAGATCCACCCGGCCAGACTGTTGAGGATAAGCAGCAGGCCGATGGACACGGCAACGATGGTCAGTGCCGGCCCGCGTTCCACCGGCCGGATGATGATCCGTTCGATGGCGATGCCCGCAATAAAGGAGAAGGCAAGCGTAAGGCCGAAAGCCATCCAGTAGGGCAACCCGGCCTCGAGCATCGCCCAGGCGAGGTAGGTTGAGCACATCGCCATTTCGCCCTGCGCGAAATTGATGAAGTGAGTGGCCTGGTAGATCATCACCAGCGCGAGGGCCACGCATGCATAGAGGCCGCCGTTGGCCAGGCCGGACGCCACTTGGTGCAGGAAGGCTTGCATCCCTTGCCCCCTTAATAGCCGAGGTAGGTGCGGCGTATGGCGTCGTCGCAGGCGATGAGGGTCGCGGCGCCGCCCATGACGATGCTTCCGGTCTCGATCAGGTAAGCGTGATGAGCAAGTTCGAGCGCGAGGGTGGCGTTCTGCTCGACCAGCAACATGCTAACGCCTTCGTCATGGTTGACGGCGCGCAGGATTCGGAAGATTTCCTCTACGACGAGCGGCGCCAGACCAAACGACGGCTCGTCGAGCAGCAGGAGCTTCGGCCGCAGCATCATCGCGCGCGCGATCGCCAGCATCTGCTGCTCGCCGCCGGACAGTGTCCCGGCCTGTTGCCGCCGCCGCTCCTTCAGACGCGGGAAATGGCCGTAGAGGCGGTCGAAATCGGCTGCAACCCCCTTGTCGCGACGCGTGTAGGCGCCGACGCGTAAATTCTCCTCGACGGTCAGCCCAAGGAATGTGCCGCGACCGTCCGGTACATGGGCTACGCCGAGGCGGACGATGTCTTCGGTCGCCTTGCCGTCGATCCGCTCGCCCGCGAACCGGATCTCGCCGGAGACGCGCACCATCAGGTTGCAGATGGCACGAAGGGTGGTCGTCTTGCCGGCACCATTGGGGCCCAGCAGCGTCGTGATGCCGCATTCCTCCACGGCCAGGTCAACGGCTGACAGGATTTGCGCCGGCCCGTAAGCGGCATCGACGTTGCGCAGTTCGAGAATGGCCGTCACAGCTTATCCCCGAGGTAGGCGCGGATGACGTCGCGATTTTTTTGCACTTCGGCGGGCGTACCGTCGGCGATCTTACGGCCGAAGTCGAGCGCCACCACCTGATCGGAGACCCGCATCACCAGGCTCATGTGATGCTCGACCAGCAGGATGGTGAGGCCAAGGCGGCTGCGGAGGTTGACGATCAGTTGGCTGAGTTCGCTGAGCTCGGCATGGTTGAGCCCAGCGGCCGGTTCGTCCAGCAGCAGCAGCTTCGGCCCGCCGGCGAGGGCGCGCGCGAGTTCCACGCGCTTGCGTCTGCAGAAGGGAAGCGCGCTCACCGGTACGTCCGCGATGGCGGACAGTTCAAGCATCTCCAGCAGGCCCGTGGCGCGCTCGCGCAGCAGCCGTTCCTCACGACGCACGGGCGGCAGGCGCAACGCGTTGGCGACAAACCCGCTGCGGCCACGGCAATGCCCGCCGATCAGGACGTTGTCGCGCACCGACATGGTCTCAAACAGGGCCAGGTTCTGAAACGTCCGGCCGATCCCAAGGCAGGCAACGCGATGGCGCGGCACCTGCAACAACGGCTCGCCTGCAAAGTCAACGGTGCCGGTACCGGCGCGGTAAAGGCGGCTCAGGCAATTCAAGAGGGTGGTCTTACCGGCGCCGTTCGGGCCGATGAGGCCGCAGATCCGCCCGGCCTGGACGTCAAACGAGACGTTGTCGAGGGCCACAATCCCGCCGAAACGCACCGACAATCCGCTAATGCTGAGCAGCGGCGCGCGGTTCTCCGCCGCCAGCGGCCATAGATCCGCGGCTGTCGACGCGCCGGTCTTCTGCCGGCGCGCGGCGATCACCCGGTCAGCCGTCATTGCGCTTGCCTCGACGCTGTCTTGAGACATCCGGGCGGCAAATTGAGTGCCTGTCCTCCTCATCACGATGCACCGGCGAAAGTTCATCGTCACTCTCAATGTGATACGTAGCGCCGGGCGGCGTGGGCCCGTTCCCGCGCGATCCCCATCACCGGATGCGAACGGACGGCGAAGGCTTCACTGCCGGCAGCCTTAGAACCCAGTCCGAAGCGCTCCTGGATAACGCACGCGCTGAGTACCGACATCAACACCGGATCCCACCCGACACGGTCCGAATCCGGCATCGCGGGCAGCCGGTCGAGCAGGGCGACGATTTTCTTCCGATCGTAAAACGGCAGCGACGCGAGGGCCGGACCACGGAGTGTGTCCTGCATCATCTGATGGAATCGTTCGGTTGGAACGATGGTCCCGGGCGGCGAAAGAAACGGATGCTTTTGCCGGCGGTACACGGTCTCGGTGATCAGCGGCTTAGCCGCTTCGCGAAGCAAATATTTCTCGGTCATGCCTCGGATTTTCAGCGACACCGGCGCCCGGCAAACGCACTCAACGACGTGATGATCCAGGAACGGCACGCGGCCCTCGACCGAGTGCGCCATTTCCATCCGGTCGCCGAGCAGATTCAGGATATAATTCGGCAAAACCGATTTTGCCCAGACGAACAGTGATTTGTTGAGGGGGTCGCGCCCGTTCAAGACGGCGGGCACATCCAGGCTGTCCAAGAACAGGCGGACGCTCTCGCGTCCGGCAAACCGTGCGCTAAAGTCAGCGTCGAAGAGGGTCTGCCGTTGCCGGCTACCCGCGGCGAACAACCGCAGGCAGGTCGGCACAAAGCCGAGCAACCGCTCGACGCTCTCCAGCGATCCGGTTTCGCCGACGGGCAAGAGCATTCCGCGCGAGACGCTATTGGCCGCTTCGAGCTGTTGCACCAGCCGCCGGACTTCCGCCGGGTTCTGACCTTGGGCGCCATGCTCAAGCATGTCGACGCGGAAATGGACGTAGCCGCCGAGGATTTCATCGGAGCCTTCGCCGGTATAAACCACCTTGTAACCGGCGTCACGAACCGCCCGGCTGAGCAGGTACTTTGACACGCCGTGGCCGTTGCTGCATAGCGTCTCCGAGTGCCAGATCGCGTCGGCGAAATGGTCTGCGATGTCAGACTGCCTGATCGGGACGGGATGAAAGTTTGCGCCGGCACGCGCCGCCATCTCGCGGGCGATCTCGCCTTCGTCGTACGCCGCCTGATCGAACGTGAGCGTAAACGCCTGGATCGGCGAGCTGGAATGCTGCGCGGCGAAACCCAGCACCGAGCACGAGTCAAGTCCGCCGCTCAGGTAACAGCCGACCGGCACGTCGGCGCGCATCCGCAACCGCACGGCTTCGTCAAACCGGGCGGCAAACTCTTCGACGAAGGCGGTTTCGTCCCGCGCGTCCGTCGCCGACTGGTCTGCGGGCGGGTAACTAAATTCCCAGTAGCGCAGGATGCGCATTCCATTCGTGGTCGCCGTGAGGTAATGACCGGGGGGCAACTGGTACACCCCGTCGAACAGCGTGCGATCGAGCAGCGGTGGGGCGGTAGCGCTATGATAGAAAGACTCATGGTCCCAGCGCGCAGGCACTCCGGCGACGAAGAGGGCCTTGATTTCGGAAGCCAGCAAAAGCGCACCGTTGTGGACGGCGTAGTAGAGCGGCTTGATCCCGAAGCGGTCGCGGGCGGCGAACAGGGTCTGGTTCGCCTCGTCCCATAATACAAACGCAAACTCGCCGCGCAGTTGCTGCACGCAATGCGCGCCGAATTCCTCGTACAGGTGCAACGCGATCTCGCTGTCCGAGCGGGTTCGGAACCGGTGTCCGCGCTGCTCCAGTTCGCGTCGCTGCCGCTCGAAGTCGTAAAACTCGCCGTTGACAACGATATGGATCCGCCGGTCCTCGTTCGCGATCGGCTGATCGCCGGTCGTGAGGTCGATGATGCTGAGCCGCGCATGCCCAAGGCCAACGCGCTGATCGGGGGACAGCCAGATGCCCCGGCTGTCCGGACCGCGGTGGTGGAGGCGGTTGGTTGCGCGCTTCAGCCGCTCCGCTGAAATGCGTTTGTCGCTCGAGAAGAATGCTGCGATTCCGCGCATGCCAATAACTAAATAAATAAGTTAAATAACGCACGCCTCGGTCGCGGCGATCGGGCCGGCGGCCAGCGATCAATTGCCGCCGCCGGTGATCACCTCGCCGAAGCGCACCCAGCTGGTGCCGTCGAATCTCACGAGTTGCATCTGCCGGATCGGGCGGTAGTTGGTCGGGCTGGTGTTCACTTTGATGCCCGGCGGCAGCGTCGGAAGCTCCAGGTCGTGCAGGTTGGCGGCCTGGTTCATGACGTTCTCGCGTGTGAAGTTACCCTCGCACTGCTTCAAAACCTGCAGCATGGCCATGCTGACGGTGTAAGCGAACGTATAGCCGTCGTCGCTGGTGTCGGCGCCGGGCATGTACCTGGCCATGAAGTCGCGCCACTCGTTCATGCCGGCGTCGTCCTTCCAGGCGGGATCGGTCGGAGACTTCAGGTAGCCGGCGGTGATGATGCCGATGGCGTTCTCCGGTCCGGCCGGTTTTATTACCGCGCCGACTGAGGCCGACACGTTGGACAGGAAGAACAATGGCTTCCAGTCGAGGTCATGCACCTTGCGGATCGCCTGGGCGGCAAACTTCGGGGTCGCCGCCACCAGCAGCACGTCCGCGCCGGAGGCTTGCAGGCTGGTAAGCTGGCTGTCGACGGTGGGGTCGGTGACCTCATAGCTCGCCGTGACCACCCTCGGGTCGAACTTATCGCCCAGCACGTCTTTCGTCCCGGCAACGTAGTCCTTACCGAGATCATCGTTCTGGTAGAGGATGGCGATTTTGGCGTCCGGCTTCTCTCTCAGAACGTATTTGGCGTAGATCCGCGCTTCAACCCGAAAGCTCGGCTGGAAGCCCATCGTCCACGGGAAGTGCTGATAATCGCCCCATTTGTCCGCGCCGCTCGAGATGAACAGGTGCGGCACCTTCTTCTGGTTGACGTACCGATAAATCGCTGAATTGGTCGGGGTGCCCAGCGTGTTGAACAGCAACGCGACCTGGTCCTCCTCAACCAGCCGGCGTACCTGCTCCACGGTCTTCGGCGGGCTGTAGCCGTCATCGAGCGAGATAAAATTGATCTTGCGACCGGCAACGCCGCCCTGGTCGTTTACCATCTTAAAGAACGCGGCCTCGGCCCTGCCGATGACGCTATAGGCCGAGGCGGGCCCGCTGTACGGCATGGTGTTGCCGATCTTGATTTCGGTCGCCGTCACGCCCGGCGTATCGCTCGCGAGGGCTGGGGCTGCGGCCGTGAGTGCAAAAAGCACCGTTGCCAACAATGATGTTTTTGCTGCCATTTTAGTCTCCCGGCATCAGGGGTTATCTGGGGGGTTCTGTCTAATTCCGGCGTTCGGCGACCGCCGCTCGCCGCAGTTGGCGGTCGATGATCGCAGATGAGGGCCTTGTTACAGTACGCGGGCAGAGGCTAATCGCAACGGCCCGACATTGCCTTGCGTCTGCCTGCCCGAGACTTGGTTCCTCCGTGGGGTAAAGGAAGATTGCGGGCCGGATGCAGCCGGGCTGGTGCCGGGTCACCCGGAAAGGCCAAATGAGTTTTCGGATCGTCCTCATGGCAGCTTACAACGCTCTTCGCGTCGCCAAGTTTCAGGGTTTTTCCATTTCGACGGCCATGGAGGTGAAATTGTGTCTTCCTTCCCAGGTGCCCTGCCAGCGTTACACCTGTTAAACCGTATAAACGGTTTAGGCCAACGGGCCGGGGAACCTTAGCCCAGGGTTTACCCTGGGAAGCCGTTTTCCCTTGACGCAGCCCTGAAGGGGCGGTAGAAAACGTTGCCGGGGGGTTCTGCCGCCCCTTCAGCAAATCCAACCCGGCGGGCGGGCGTTTGTTAGGGAGGGCGTACAGGCGTGACGCCTTAGGAGGGCTCAATCGTAATTTGACGGTTACCCAGGGTAAACCCTGGGCTATGTTCTACCGGCCCGTTGGGCCTAAGAACCGGCCCGTCGGGCGTAAGACCGATTTAACCAGCTACGGAGCATCCTCCGGCGCCGGAACCCCCTTGAGCCGACATTCTACCGAGGTAAGATAACTGTCTGAATGGTATAACACACGATCACTTGTGTAACTCACGGGGACGTGCGGCAATCGTCGTATCGTCAATCACTTGTAAACGAGCGTTAACTTTCCCGCAAAGCGCCGGAGTGGGCGGTCATCGGCATCTGCGTTTTTGAATGCGCTGCTGGGCGTACCACTCGTTGAACTCATTCCAGGTGTTAAACATCAGCCGGTCACCGCTCCGCAGTTGCAAGGTCACGGCAAGCTCCTCGGCGCTATAGGGGTAGGAGGTGATGATGGTGCCTGCGAACCGGCCCGTCACGGGCATGGTTTGGCAAACGCGGCAAAATTCGTTCGGCGACATGGTCACCTATACGCCGGATTGGCCTTTTCGCCAGCGGCGCACCGAGCATCTCATCCTGCAAAGGCGCACGGCTCAGAACAGCCGGTCCAGCCAGCCGTGGGGGTCCGGTGCGCGACCCTGTTGGATGTCCAGTAACGCAGCTTTCAGGCGGCCTGTCACCACGCCGGCCCCACCGTCTCCAATCGTGAAATGATGCTTCCGCCCCTTTACTTTGCCGATCGGCGTCACCACCGCGGCGGTGCCGCAGGCAAACGCTTCGCGCAGGCGCCCACTGGCCGCATCGGCTTGCCACGCATCGATCGCGTAAGGCGCTTCACGCACGGTGAGCCCGAGGCCGCGAGCCAGAACGATCAGGGAATCGCGGGTGACTCCGGGCAGGATCGTGCCGGTCAGGGGTGGGGTTTGCAGGGAGCCATCGTCAAAGACGAAGAACACATTCATGCCGCCGAGTTCTTCGACCCAGCGTCGCTCCACCGCATCGAGGAATACCACCTGATCACAGCCTTCTCGAACCGCTTCGGCTTGAGCGGCCAGGCTGGCGGCATAGTTGCCGCCGCATTTGGCATCGCCGGTGCCCCCGGGCGCGGCCCGCGTGTAATACTCGGAAACCCAGAGCGTCACGGCGGACGCGCCCGGGCTGAAGTAAGAGCCGACCGGCGATGCCACGACGCAGTAAAGGTAGTCAATCGACGGCTTCACGGCGAGAAGCGCCTCGATTGCGAGCATGAACGGCCGAAGATAGAGGGCTGCACCTTCGGCCTCGGGGATCCAATCCCGGTCCACGCGGACGAGTGCGCGCACGGATTCAAGGAACAACTCATCGGGCAGGGGAGCCATCGCGAGTCGATGGGCGGAGTGGTGGAAACGGCGGGCATTGGCGCCGGGGCGAAACAGCGCAGCGCCGCCATCGGCAAGCCGATAGGCTTTCAAGCCTTCAAAGATCTCCTGCGCGTAATGAAACGCCAGCGTCGCAGGATGCAGCGTGAAGTCTCCGCGAGGCGCTATCTTCGCTTCATGCCAGCCGCGTCCTTCCGTGTAGCGGATCGTCGCCATGTGGTCGGTGAACACCCTGCCGAAGGCTGGGTTCTGGAGCAGACGCTCGCGCTCGGCAGCTGCAAGCGGGGTCAAACTTCTTTCGATCAACCAGGTCGGTCCGCCATGGTTACTCATACCAACTCCATGATTTGCCAGGGTGGCGTCGTTCACCAATAAATGAGCATTCTCAATTGAGGGGGGTGGGACCATTGGAGCATTATCCCGAGCTCGGCATCGCGTTCCATTGGTCCCAAAGGCTCGTCCCTGCAATTTTTAAACAGGGACACCTGCTTCGTCAGGCGAAGATCTCCTCGAACAAGACCAACAACGTCGCCCGCGCTTGCCTCGCGATGCAGGGGTGCGGACGGAGCCTTACCGCCGGGCTTCGAAAGCGCTGCCAAGCGCAG is a window of Verrucomicrobiota bacterium DNA encoding:
- a CDS encoding ABC transporter substrate-binding protein gives rise to the protein MAAKTSLLATVLFALTAAAPALASDTPGVTATEIKIGNTMPYSGPASAYSVIGRAEAAFFKMVNDQGGVAGRKINFISLDDGYSPPKTVEQVRRLVEEDQVALLFNTLGTPTNSAIYRYVNQKKVPHLFISSGADKWGDYQHFPWTMGFQPSFRVEARIYAKYVLREKPDAKIAILYQNDDLGKDYVAGTKDVLGDKFDPRVVTASYEVTDPTVDSQLTSLQASGADVLLVAATPKFAAQAIRKVHDLDWKPLFFLSNVSASVGAVIKPAGPENAIGIITAGYLKSPTDPAWKDDAGMNEWRDFMARYMPGADTSDDGYTFAYTVSMAMLQVLKQCEGNFTRENVMNQAANLHDLELPTLPPGIKVNTSPTNYRPIRQMQLVRFDGTSWVRFGEVITGGGN
- a CDS encoding ABC transporter ATP-binding protein, translating into MTAILELRNVDAAYGPAQILSAVDLAVEECGITTLLGPNGAGKTTTLRAICNLMVRVSGEIRFAGERIDGKATEDIVRLGVAHVPDGRGTFLGLTVEENLRVGAYTRRDKGVAADFDRLYGHFPRLKERRRQQAGTLSGGEQQMLAIARAMMLRPKLLLLDEPSFGLAPLVVEEIFRILRAVNHDEGVSMLLVEQNATLALELAHHAYLIETGSIVMGGAATLIACDDAIRRTYLGY
- the asnB gene encoding asparagine synthase (glutamine-hydrolyzing), which encodes MRGIAAFFSSDKRISAERLKRATNRLHHRGPDSRGIWLSPDQRVGLGHARLSIIDLTTGDQPIANEDRRIHIVVNGEFYDFERQRRELEQRGHRFRTRSDSEIALHLYEEFGAHCVQQLRGEFAFVLWDEANQTLFAARDRFGIKPLYYAVHNGALLLASEIKALFVAGVPARWDHESFYHSATAPPLLDRTLFDGVYQLPPGHYLTATTNGMRILRYWEFSYPPADQSATDARDETAFVEEFAARFDEAVRLRMRADVPVGCYLSGGLDSCSVLGFAAQHSSSPIQAFTLTFDQAAYDEGEIAREMAARAGANFHPVPIRQSDIADHFADAIWHSETLCSNGHGVSKYLLSRAVRDAGYKVVYTGEGSDEILGGYVHFRVDMLEHGAQGQNPAEVRRLVQQLEAANSVSRGMLLPVGETGSLESVERLLGFVPTCLRLFAAGSRQRQTLFDADFSARFAGRESVRLFLDSLDVPAVLNGRDPLNKSLFVWAKSVLPNYILNLLGDRMEMAHSVEGRVPFLDHHVVECVCRAPVSLKIRGMTEKYLLREAAKPLITETVYRRQKHPFLSPPGTIVPTERFHQMMQDTLRGPALASLPFYDRKKIVALLDRLPAMPDSDRVGWDPVLMSVLSACVIQERFGLGSKAAGSEAFAVRSHPVMGIARERAHAARRYVSH
- a CDS encoding ABC transporter ATP-binding protein, yielding MTADRVIAARRQKTGASTAADLWPLAAENRAPLLSISGLSVRFGGIVALDNVSFDVQAGRICGLIGPNGAGKTTLLNCLSRLYRAGTGTVDFAGEPLLQVPRHRVACLGIGRTFQNLALFETMSVRDNVLIGGHCRGRSGFVANALRLPPVRREERLLRERATGLLEMLELSAIADVPVSALPFCRRKRVELARALAGGPKLLLLDEPAAGLNHAELSELSQLIVNLRSRLGLTILLVEHHMSLVMRVSDQVVALDFGRKIADGTPAEVQKNRDVIRAYLGDKL
- a CDS encoding branched-chain amino acid ABC transporter permease encodes the protein MMMFSRTPSRDAAASAGLSPLRWRCGVITALLAIACVLPFVLSGYRLSQFSQVLIYAIAMLGLNLLTGFSGQISLGHGAFYAIGAYTTAILLDKGGLPYWAAVPIAGAICLATGFLFGLPSLRLEGPYLALATFALAVATPQLLKFGGFEPWTGGVQGVQIDAPEAPLGLPLNADRWVYYFCLLWAVALVIITRNLLAGRTGRALIAIRDHPLAAAAMGIDTALYKSLAFGISAMYTGIAGALNALLSGYVAPDSFPALLSIKLLVGSIVGGIASITGAFIGALFIEFTPNVAERVSKAAPDAIFGLCLIALMYLIPRGIVGIFDFIGLRFRQR
- a CDS encoding branched-chain amino acid aminotransferase; this translates as MSNHGGPTWLIERSLTPLAAAERERLLQNPAFGRVFTDHMATIRYTEGRGWHEAKIAPRGDFTLHPATLAFHYAQEIFEGLKAYRLADGGAALFRPGANARRFHHSAHRLAMAPLPDELFLESVRALVRVDRDWIPEAEGAALYLRPFMLAIEALLAVKPSIDYLYCVVASPVGSYFSPGASAVTLWVSEYYTRAAPGGTGDAKCGGNYAASLAAQAEAVREGCDQVVFLDAVERRWVEELGGMNVFFVFDDGSLQTPPLTGTILPGVTRDSLIVLARGLGLTVREAPYAIDAWQADAASGRLREAFACGTAAVVTPIGKVKGRKHHFTIGDGGAGVVTGRLKAALLDIQQGRAPDPHGWLDRLF
- a CDS encoding branched-chain amino acid ABC transporter permease codes for the protein MQAFLHQVASGLANGGLYACVALALVMIYQATHFINFAQGEMAMCSTYLAWAMLEAGLPYWMAFGLTLAFSFIAGIAIERIIIRPVERGPALTIVAVSIGLLLILNSLAGWIFGYTIKRFPSPFPPIAWYGSRYLSSHEAGMIVVTLAVLLLVLLFFRCTPLGLAMRAAAQNPVSSRLVGIRVGWMLAFGWGLAGAIGAVAGIMAAPMIYLDPSMMSGILLYGFAAALLGGINNPWGAALGGFFVGVLENLAGAYLVGTELKLTLALAIIVGVLVFKPAGLFGRTLVTRV